A region from the Longimicrobiales bacterium genome encodes:
- a CDS encoding family 10 glycosylhydrolase, giving the protein MVRDERPAPRPRTPLTLLLLALIGCAGAGASAPRDGLARSAYDGARADGPPPVAREFRGVWIAAVANMDWPSAPGLPPDSQRAELIAMFDRARELGLNAVVLHVRPAGDALYASELEPWSAYLTGEQGRAPEPYYDPLEFAVNEAHARGLELHAWFNPYRAWHPSNPGELAATHISRTNPELVKRYGSYLWMDPGEEAVRQRSIEVVADVVRRYDVDGVHIDDYFYPYRERGPDGNVLDFPDSASYARYRAAGGTLERDDWRRENVDRYVREMYDVVKSEKPWVKVGISPIGTWRPYVHEQIRGFDAYEQIYADSRKWFLDGTLDYMVPQLYWPIARTDVSFPVLLDWWAAQNPLGRGLYAGLIPGNVNLDAGGRAGWDGDEIIGQVYITRGHPGADGHVHFRMGSLMPNSAFTPIRGADTLPEARLDSIRARQAAVQARRDSMTSKMVRETYAYPALTPAMAWLDDDRPDTPSAARSGRNLTVRAGTDEPVRQLVVQARWPEGWWTTEIIPATSRSWVIGSRYDVPGDPVEVWVSAVDRVGNQSRPLEVEDTAS; this is encoded by the coding sequence ATGGTTCGAGACGAACGGCCTGCTCCGCGGCCGCGCACCCCACTCACACTCCTGCTCCTGGCGCTCATCGGCTGCGCCGGCGCCGGCGCTTCCGCTCCGCGCGATGGGCTGGCACGCAGCGCGTATGACGGTGCGCGGGCTGACGGGCCGCCGCCCGTCGCGCGCGAGTTCCGCGGTGTGTGGATTGCCGCAGTCGCAAACATGGACTGGCCGTCGGCTCCGGGGCTGCCGCCGGATTCGCAGCGCGCGGAGCTGATCGCGATGTTCGATCGCGCTCGCGAGCTGGGGCTGAACGCCGTGGTGCTGCATGTGCGTCCCGCCGGCGACGCGTTGTACGCGTCCGAGCTGGAGCCATGGTCCGCATACCTGACCGGCGAGCAGGGGCGCGCCCCCGAGCCGTACTACGATCCGCTCGAGTTCGCCGTGAACGAGGCGCACGCGCGAGGGTTGGAGCTCCACGCCTGGTTCAACCCGTACCGTGCCTGGCACCCGTCGAATCCGGGAGAGCTCGCCGCGACGCACATCAGCCGCACGAATCCCGAGCTGGTGAAGCGGTACGGCAGCTATCTCTGGATGGATCCCGGCGAAGAGGCTGTGCGGCAGCGCAGCATCGAGGTCGTCGCCGACGTCGTGCGCCGCTACGACGTCGACGGCGTCCACATCGACGACTACTTCTATCCGTACAGGGAACGCGGTCCGGACGGCAACGTCCTCGACTTTCCCGACTCCGCGAGCTACGCGCGCTACCGCGCCGCGGGCGGCACGCTCGAGCGTGACGACTGGCGGCGTGAGAACGTCGATCGGTACGTGCGCGAGATGTACGACGTCGTGAAGAGCGAGAAGCCGTGGGTCAAGGTCGGCATCAGCCCGATCGGCACCTGGCGGCCATACGTGCACGAGCAGATCCGCGGCTTCGACGCGTACGAGCAGATCTATGCGGACTCACGGAAGTGGTTCCTCGACGGCACGCTCGACTACATGGTGCCGCAGCTCTACTGGCCGATCGCCCGCACCGACGTGAGCTTCCCCGTCCTGCTCGACTGGTGGGCCGCCCAGAATCCGCTCGGCCGCGGGCTGTATGCGGGGCTGATCCCAGGCAACGTGAACCTCGATGCAGGCGGACGCGCCGGCTGGGACGGCGACGAGATCATCGGCCAGGTCTATATCACGCGCGGCCACCCGGGTGCTGACGGGCATGTCCATTTCCGCATGGGCAGCCTGATGCCGAACAGCGCGTTCACGCCGATCCGCGGTGCGGACACACTGCCGGAAGCACGGCTCGATTCCATCCGTGCACGACAGGCAGCCGTCCAGGCGCGACGCGATTCCATGACCAGCAAGATGGTACGCGAGACCTACGCGTATCCGGCACTCACGCCGGCCATGGCCTGGCTCGACGATGACCGCCCCGACACACCGTCCGCGGCCCGCAGCGGCCGCAACCTGACCGTTCGCGCAGGCACGGACGAGCCGGTCCGCCAGCTGGTCGTGCAGGCGCGCTGGCCGGAAGGCTGGTGGACCACCGAGATCATCCCGGCAACAAGCCGGAGCTGGGTGATCGGCAGCCGCTACGACGTTCCCGGCGACCCCGTCGAAGTCTGGGTGTCAGCCGTCGATCGCGTGGGGAACCAGAGCAGGCCGCTCGAGGTGGAGGACACCGCGAGCTGA